A genome region from Arthrobacter sp. SLBN-100 includes the following:
- a CDS encoding acyl-CoA thioesterase, with protein sequence MTEADAGLLALPSGDPTLSLINLLDLGELEGARTDEDIFLGPSQQQPHHRVFGGQVLAQSLIASIRTVAPDRFVHSMHGYFLRPGDANKPITFGVQRLRDGRSFSARRVHAYQEGVPILSMIASFQGEDEGIEHESVMPSGIPDPESLPSTADLLGKFDHPVARHWAYERPFDIRHVDPPLYVSAKGAREARNAVWMKTFGPMPDNPNLHRAALAYASDYTLLESILRRHGLSWITPGMNVASLDHAMWWHRPARVDEWLLYVQESPSAQGARGLATGKIFNQAGQHVASVAQEGMVRVPTDLKNKVVGAFQSKVMEHQIRKASKE encoded by the coding sequence ATGACTGAAGCCGACGCCGGACTCCTGGCGCTCCCCAGCGGAGACCCCACCTTATCGCTCATCAACCTTCTTGACCTTGGTGAGCTCGAGGGGGCCCGGACGGATGAGGACATCTTCCTGGGCCCGTCCCAGCAGCAGCCGCATCACCGGGTTTTCGGCGGACAGGTACTGGCACAGTCACTCATCGCCTCCATCAGGACCGTAGCCCCCGACCGTTTTGTGCATTCGATGCACGGTTACTTCCTGCGCCCCGGGGACGCGAACAAGCCCATCACCTTCGGGGTGCAGCGCCTCCGGGACGGCAGGTCTTTCTCGGCCCGGCGCGTGCATGCTTACCAGGAAGGCGTGCCCATCCTGTCGATGATTGCCTCATTCCAGGGCGAGGACGAAGGTATTGAGCACGAATCCGTGATGCCCAGCGGCATTCCTGACCCGGAATCGCTGCCCAGCACCGCTGACCTGCTGGGCAAGTTCGATCATCCGGTGGCACGGCACTGGGCCTATGAACGGCCCTTCGACATCCGGCACGTTGATCCACCGCTGTATGTTTCGGCGAAGGGCGCGAGGGAAGCGCGGAACGCCGTATGGATGAAGACCTTTGGCCCCATGCCTGACAACCCCAACCTGCACCGCGCCGCGCTGGCGTACGCGAGCGACTACACCCTGCTTGAGTCCATCCTGCGCCGGCATGGGCTCAGCTGGATCACCCCGGGGATGAACGTAGCAAGCCTCGACCACGCCATGTGGTGGCACCGGCCGGCACGGGTGGACGAATGGCTGCTGTACGTGCAGGAATCACCCAGCGCCCAGGGTGCACGCGGGCTGGCGACCGGCAAGATTTTCAACCAGGCAGGGCAGCATGTGGCGTCAGTGGCGCAGGAAGGGATGGTCCGTGTGCCCACTGACCTGAAGAACAAGGTGGTGGGGGCCTTCCAGTCCAAGGTGATGGAGCACCAGATCCGCAAGGCCTCGAAGGAGTAG
- the ettA gene encoding energy-dependent translational throttle protein EttA: MAEFIYTMTKARKAVGEKLILDDVSMSFFPGAKIGVVGPNGAGKSTILKIMAGLDTPSNGEARLSPGYTVGILLQEPPLNEEKTVLGNVQEGVGEIHGKIQRFNEISEEMASPDADYDTLLEEMGHLQEAIDAADAWDLDSQLEQAMDALRCPPADADVTNLSGGERRRVALCKLLLQKPDLLLLDEPTNHLDAESVLWLEQHLSSYAGAVLAVTHDRYFLDHVAEWIAEVDRGHLYPYEGNYSTYLEKKRARLEIQGKKDAKQAKRLSEELEWVRSNAKGRQTKSKARLARYEEMAAEADRTRKLDFEEIQIPPGPRLGGLVLEAKNLQKGFEDRTLIDGLSFSLPRNGIVGVIGPNGVGKTTLFKTIVGLEPLDGGDLKIGDSVKISYADQSRGGIDPNKTLWEVVSDGLDFIQVGHVEMPSRAYVAAFGFKGPDQQKKAGVLSGGERNRLNLALTLKQGGNLLLLDEPTNDLDVETLSSLENALLEFPGCAVVVSHDRWFLDRVATHILAYEGDEENPSKWYWFEGNFESYEENKVERLGPDAAKPHRVTHRRLTRD; encoded by the coding sequence ATGGCGGAATTTATCTACACAATGACCAAGGCCCGAAAAGCCGTTGGCGAAAAACTCATTCTTGACGACGTAAGCATGTCCTTCTTTCCCGGCGCCAAGATCGGTGTTGTGGGCCCGAACGGTGCCGGTAAGTCCACCATCCTGAAGATCATGGCCGGACTGGACACCCCCTCCAACGGTGAGGCCCGGCTCAGCCCCGGCTACACCGTGGGAATCCTGCTGCAGGAACCACCCCTGAACGAAGAAAAAACCGTCCTGGGCAACGTCCAGGAAGGCGTGGGGGAGATCCACGGCAAGATCCAGCGCTTCAACGAAATTTCCGAGGAAATGGCCAGCCCCGATGCTGACTACGACACCCTCCTCGAGGAAATGGGGCACCTGCAGGAAGCCATCGACGCCGCTGACGCGTGGGACCTGGACTCCCAGCTGGAGCAGGCCATGGACGCGCTCCGCTGCCCGCCGGCGGACGCCGACGTCACCAACCTCTCCGGTGGTGAGCGCCGCCGCGTTGCCCTGTGCAAGCTGCTCCTGCAGAAGCCGGACCTGCTGCTCCTGGACGAGCCCACCAACCACCTGGACGCAGAAAGCGTGCTCTGGCTCGAACAGCACCTCTCGTCCTACGCCGGCGCAGTCCTGGCCGTCACCCACGACCGGTACTTCCTGGACCATGTTGCCGAGTGGATCGCCGAAGTGGACCGCGGCCACCTCTACCCCTACGAGGGCAACTACTCCACCTACCTCGAGAAGAAGCGCGCCCGCCTGGAGATCCAGGGCAAGAAGGACGCCAAGCAGGCCAAGCGGCTCTCCGAGGAACTCGAGTGGGTGCGGTCCAACGCCAAGGGCCGCCAGACCAAGTCCAAGGCCCGCCTGGCACGCTATGAGGAGATGGCTGCCGAGGCGGACCGGACCCGCAAGCTGGACTTCGAGGAAATCCAGATCCCGCCGGGACCCCGCCTGGGTGGCCTGGTGCTGGAGGCCAAGAACCTGCAGAAGGGCTTCGAGGACAGGACCCTCATCGACGGACTGTCCTTCAGCCTGCCCCGCAACGGCATCGTAGGCGTGATCGGGCCCAACGGCGTCGGCAAAACCACGCTGTTCAAGACTATCGTGGGACTGGAGCCGCTCGACGGCGGAGACCTGAAGATCGGCGACTCGGTCAAGATCTCCTACGCTGACCAGAGCCGCGGCGGGATTGACCCCAACAAGACCCTGTGGGAAGTTGTCTCGGACGGCCTGGACTTCATCCAGGTGGGCCACGTCGAAATGCCGTCCCGCGCCTACGTTGCCGCCTTCGGCTTCAAGGGCCCGGACCAGCAGAAGAAGGCCGGCGTGCTCTCCGGCGGTGAGCGCAACCGCCTGAACCTCGCCTTGACCCTCAAGCAGGGCGGAAACCTGCTCCTCCTCGACGAACCCACCAACGACCTCGACGTCGAAACCCTCAGCAGCCTCGAAAACGCGCTGCTGGAGTTCCCGGGCTGCGCCGTGGTGGTCTCGCACGACCGCTGGTTCCTCGACCGGGTGGCCACCCACATCCTCGCCTACGAAGGTGACGAGGAGAACCCCTCCAAGTGGTACTGGTTCGAGGGCAACTTCGAATCCTACGAGGAGAACAAGGTGGAGCGGCTGGGACCGGATGCGGCCAAACCGCACCGCGTCACGCACCGCCGCCTCACCCGCGACTAG
- a CDS encoding DUF6993 domain-containing protein, which produces MRLTPDHRQKTTAGGFWATPSAAWDAAALRVVALLAAGVLVAGLSGCVSGVPAEAPSGSDGQETAATTTAAASDAGPEAAVTATAGSLADTAGEAAAAAKEAAATETVKKTLSDALGRLAANSPKPATAQVTDTLTGAGIEPAALQVSQSRTPTGLEADAIEAAVLEGKDCVIGQVRDGAVTVTVLPVLASGKCFVGS; this is translated from the coding sequence ATGCGGCTTACCCCTGACCACCGGCAGAAAACCACGGCCGGCGGATTTTGGGCCACCCCTTCAGCAGCATGGGATGCCGCCGCACTGCGGGTGGTTGCCTTGCTGGCCGCGGGCGTCCTGGTGGCCGGCCTGTCGGGTTGCGTCAGCGGTGTACCGGCAGAAGCCCCCTCTGGTTCCGACGGGCAGGAAACTGCTGCTACCACCACGGCGGCTGCGTCCGACGCAGGTCCTGAAGCGGCGGTGACCGCCACTGCCGGCAGTTTGGCTGATACCGCCGGCGAGGCGGCGGCTGCCGCAAAGGAAGCCGCTGCCACCGAAACGGTCAAAAAGACACTGAGCGATGCGTTGGGTCGCCTGGCTGCGAACTCACCCAAACCGGCTACGGCCCAAGTCACTGACACCCTCACCGGGGCGGGGATTGAACCGGCAGCGTTGCAGGTATCGCAAAGCCGTACCCCCACCGGCCTTGAAGCGGATGCCATCGAAGCGGCAGTGCTCGAAGGAAAGGACTGCGTCATCGGCCAGGTCCGGGACGGCGCAGTCACGGTAACGGTCCTGCCTGTACTGGCCAGCGGCAAGTGCTTTGTAGGCTCCTGA
- a CDS encoding single-stranded DNA-binding protein: MNDTITIRGFVATDITSGTTPGGVATASFRIASNSRRRDKDGQWVDGHTNWFLVQGYRHLAGNMGCSIRKGQPVIVVGTLRIRSWERDGRVYYSHTIDADAVGHDLTWGTANFTRSSKKPLLSLVEQEPPFEAGHQSGAEGPFDEPEDSDEDTADGGDPAAAYVEDTNGDLLALDLETGELADSRV; the protein is encoded by the coding sequence TTTGTTGCCACCGACATCACAAGCGGCACAACACCGGGGGGAGTGGCCACCGCCTCTTTCCGGATCGCTTCCAACTCGCGTCGGCGTGACAAGGACGGCCAGTGGGTGGATGGCCACACCAACTGGTTCCTGGTCCAGGGCTACCGCCACCTGGCCGGCAACATGGGCTGCAGCATCCGGAAAGGCCAGCCCGTCATCGTGGTGGGCACGCTGCGGATCCGCAGCTGGGAGAGGGACGGCAGGGTTTATTACTCCCACACCATTGATGCTGATGCCGTAGGGCATGACCTCACCTGGGGTACGGCCAACTTCACCCGGTCCTCCAAGAAGCCGCTCCTCTCGCTCGTGGAGCAGGAGCCTCCCTTCGAGGCTGGCCACCAGTCCGGGGCGGAAGGACCTTTCGACGAACCCGAGGACAGTGACGAGGACACCGCTGACGGCGGAGATCCGGCTGCCGCCTACGTCGAGGACACCAACGGTGACCTGCTCGCCCTCGACCTGGAAACGGGGGAGCTCGCCGACTCCCGAGTTTGA